Below is a genomic region from Catenuloplanes atrovinosus.
CGCCGAGGAGGGCCCGGCCGCGCTCACCAGCCGCCGGCTCGCGGCCGAGGTCGGCGCCTCCACCATGGCCGTGTTCAGCCGATTCCCGAGCATGGCCGCGCTGCACCGGGCGGTCCGCGAGGAGGGCTTCGGCCGGCTCAACGCGCGGCTGGACGCGCTGCCCGTCTCGGCCGATCCCGTGGCCGACCTGGTCGCGGCCGGCGACGTGCTGTTCACCGACGGCGTGCGCAGTCCACACCTGCACCGCGCGATGTTCGTCGACCGCCCGCCGGAGGACGACGACCTCGGCGTGGGGACCTATCGCCGGCTGGTCGCGCTGGTCCGCCGGTGCGTCGCCG
It encodes:
- a CDS encoding TetR/AcrR family transcriptional regulator, with the translated sequence MSPRTADPALRTRLIETAARIIAEEGPAALTSRRLAAEVGASTMAVFSRFPSMAALHRAVREEGFGRLNARLDALPVSADPVADLVAAGDVLFTDGVRSPHLHRAMFVDRPPEDDDLGVGTYRRLVALVRRCVAAGRFPEAGQLPAAAEMWAAQLWSMRQGLVAMAVAGLLPLDQVRFVLDDMTLRLLVGYGDDPARARASMAPGRTNDE